One part of the Lotus japonicus ecotype B-129 chromosome 2, LjGifu_v1.2 genome encodes these proteins:
- the LOC130739484 gene encoding E3 ubiquitin-protein ligase At3g02290-like, whose translation MGSVCCCLSFDDFEDYVNPNSPVYRNCACLSCLIQNVLNVYTSIFRRGEVHSLPSSIQGTASMTSAASLDNSLSDLYRSPPRPLPYDAEPRYFRSQRDGLVSRRDKSSSHSNEETEPLRSDVEVDPESFNSGDKWNGCAGDDGSKECRSKSALKISSAKYTTGVGLIYASSEEEDVCPTCLEEYTTENPKIMTKCSHHFHLGCIYEWMERSDNCPVCGKVMLFDESTFS comes from the exons ATGGGTTCTGTTTGTTGTTGTCTGAGTTTTGACGATTTTGAAGATTATGTAAATCCAAATAGTCCTGTGTATAGGAACTGTGCTTGTCTCAGCTGCTTGATACAGAATGTTTTGAATGTG TATACATCAATATTCCGTAGAGGGGAAGTGCATTCACTACCTTCATCTATTCAGGGAACAGCATCTATGACTTCTGCTGCATCGCTTGATAATTCTCTCTCTGACCTGTACCGATCTCCTCCAAGGCCCTTACCTTATGATGCAGAACCTAGATATTTCCGCTCACAACGTGATGGTCTAGTTTCAAGGCGTGATAAGAGTTCAAGTCATTCAAATGAGGAAACAGAACCTCTGAGAAGTGATGTAGAGGTGGATCCAGAATCTTTTAATTCAGGAGACAAATGGAATGGATGTGCCGGTGATGATGGATCAAAGGAATGCCGTTCAAAGTCCGCACTAAAAATTTCATCAGCAAAATATACAACTGGAGTTGGGCTTATTTATGCATCATCAGAAGAGGAAGATGTCTGTCCAACTTGTCTTGAAG AATACACTACTGAGAATCCAAAGATAATGACAAAATGCTCTCATCATTTCCACCTTGGTTGCATTTATGAGTGGATGGAGAGAAGTGATAACTGTCCAGTTTGTGGAAAG GTGATGCTATTTGATGAATCCACATTTTCTTGA
- the LOC130739485 gene encoding uncharacterized protein LOC130739485: MLAGDPAKRISFNRCIRNGDLVIVYERHDSMKAVTVAEGSVLQNRFGVFKYSDWIGKPFGSKVFSNKGGFVYLLAPTPELWTLVLSHRTQILYIADISFVVMYLEIVPGCLVLESGTGSGSLTTSLARAVAPAGHVHTFDFHEQRAASARDDFQRTGLSNLVRVGVRDIQGQGFPDDFAGLADAVFLDLPQPWLAIPSAAKMLKQDGTLCSFSPCIEQVQRSCETLRTSFTDIRTFEVLLRTYEVGEGKMERLQENGKGSNGSLPCKRRQCSDGGYVLSSNISSVVAKPCGEARGHTGYLTFARLKCLS, translated from the exons ATGTTGGCCGGCGATCCTGCAAAAAGGATATCATTTAATCGATGTATTAGGAATGGTGATTTGGTTATTGTTTATGAAAGGCATGATAGCATGAAGGCTGTAACAGTTGCTGAAGGATCAGTGCTGCAGAATCGATTTGGCGTTTTCAAATATTCGGACTGGATAGGGAAGCCATTTGGGTCAAAAGTATTCAGCAACAAGGGTGGTTTTGTGTACTTGTTAGCTCCTACGCCAGAACTATGGACTCTTGTTTTAAGCCACAGGACTCAGATTCTATATATTGCAGACATTAGCTTTGTTGTCATGTACTTGGAGATTGTTCCTGGTTGTTTGGTTCTTGAATCTGGAACTGGAAGTGGTTCTTTAACTACTTCACTTGCAAGGGCAGTAGCTCCTGCAGGACATGTGCATACATTTGATTTCCACGAGCAAAGGGCTGCATCAGCTAG GGATGATTTTCAGAGGACTGGTCTAAGCAACTTAGTCAGGGTGGGAGTGAGGGACATTCAGGGTCAGGGATTTCCTGATGATTTTGCTGGCTTGGCTGATGCAGTTTTTTTAGATCTACCCCAGCCTTGGCTAGCTATTCCTTCAGCTGCCAAAATGTTAAAACAAGATGGCACGCTTTGCTCGTTCTCCCCATGTATTGAACAAGTACAACGATCATGTGAAACACTTAGAACCAGCTTCACTG ATATAAGGACTTTTGAGGTGCTCCTACGCACATATGAAGTTGGAGAAGGGAAAATGGAAAGATTACAGGAGAATGGGAAAGGCTCTAATGGTTCACTTCCTTGTAAGAGGAGGCAGTGTTCAGATGGAGGCTATGTGCTCAGCAGTAATATTTCTTCTGTTGTAGCTAAACCTTGCGGTGAAGCTAGAGGTCACACAGGCTATTTGACATTTGCAAGGCTTAAATGTCTCTCATGA